Proteins found in one Paenibacillus sp. FSL R10-2782 genomic segment:
- a CDS encoding GDSL-type esterase/lipase family protein: MKWIKGMTSMLLVALLCSTPGLNGTTPAYGAAGDYKFDFGAGPVESGYTGVSASLRYDATRGYGFRTPENVRNVGASGTGVASDAVRFLTTGTKSENTFDVDLAPGLYEVSVTLGNTTRASVAAEGVYQVINMTGDGAKDRFQIPVTDGQLNLLITEGKEGTSFAISALEIRRLSNNPVTNRTIYIGGDSTVCNYYPLDSSVQAGWGQLLPQFVNTNTFQIRNMASGGQIARGFHQDGQLEAIVKYIKPGDYFILQLGINDTNPKHNESEAEFKDWMRDMIRQVKAKGATVILSTPQGRATDFNANNVHTAENRWYRGSILALAQEEQTPLVDLNVLSSAYFTSIGPQATLALYMNGDTLHPNVAGAKELARLVAKDLKRQGLSGF, encoded by the coding sequence ATGAAGTGGATAAAAGGAATGACCAGTATGCTTTTGGTCGCTCTGTTATGCAGTACGCCGGGCTTGAATGGGACAACGCCCGCATATGGAGCAGCTGGCGATTACAAATTTGATTTTGGCGCGGGTCCAGTGGAATCTGGCTATACTGGGGTGAGTGCATCCCTGCGATACGATGCAACCCGCGGTTATGGATTTCGTACACCCGAGAATGTGCGCAATGTGGGTGCATCGGGTACTGGTGTCGCTAGTGATGCAGTACGCTTTCTGACGACTGGTACGAAAAGCGAAAATACATTTGATGTGGATCTAGCTCCTGGGCTATATGAGGTATCGGTCACGCTAGGGAATACAACCCGAGCGAGCGTTGCTGCCGAGGGAGTATATCAGGTCATCAATATGACGGGGGACGGAGCAAAGGACCGTTTTCAAATTCCCGTGACCGATGGACAATTGAATTTACTAATTACAGAAGGTAAAGAGGGAACCTCTTTTGCAATAAGTGCATTGGAAATCAGGCGATTGTCTAACAATCCCGTCACGAATCGGACGATTTACATCGGTGGGGATTCTACCGTCTGCAATTACTATCCGCTGGATAGCAGCGTGCAGGCCGGCTGGGGGCAGCTATTGCCGCAATTCGTAAACACAAATACATTCCAGATCCGTAACATGGCGTCAGGGGGGCAAATTGCAAGGGGCTTCCATCAGGACGGTCAGCTAGAGGCGATCGTCAAATACATTAAACCGGGGGATTATTTCATTCTCCAGTTGGGCATTAATGACACCAACCCGAAGCATAACGAAAGCGAAGCGGAGTTTAAGGACTGGATGAGGGATATGATCCGGCAGGTCAAGGCCAAAGGGGCAACCGTAATCCTTTCAACACCGCAGGGGCGAGCCACTGATTTTAACGCGAATAATGTACACACCGCTGAAAATAGATGGTACAGAGGCTCTATTTTAGCGCTGGCGCAAGAGGAACAAACGCCCTTGGTCGATCTGAACGTGCTTAGCTCAGCTTATTTTACCTCCATTGGTCCGCAAGCCACACTCGCCCTGTATATGAATGGTGATACGCTGCATCCGAATGTTGCCGGAGCAAAGGAACTGGCACGTCTAGTAGCCAAGGATTTAAAAAGGCAGGGTCTAAGCGGATTCTAG
- a CDS encoding MGMT family protein, which translates to MQPFTARVLKIIKFIPEGRIMTYGQIAAEAGSPRGARQVVRILHTLSSKHRLPWHRVVNRLGEIALQDDEGASLQRLLLEAEGIQFMKNGRISLGKYLYDSQAVIEDE; encoded by the coding sequence ATGCAGCCTTTTACAGCTCGTGTATTAAAAATAATCAAGTTCATCCCTGAGGGAAGAATCATGACCTATGGACAAATTGCAGCGGAAGCAGGCAGTCCGAGAGGGGCGCGTCAGGTGGTGCGTATTTTGCATACGTTGAGCAGCAAGCACCGCTTGCCCTGGCACAGGGTTGTAAACCGATTGGGAGAAATTGCGCTACAGGACGATGAAGGAGCCTCTTTACAAAGGCTGCTTTTGGAAGCGGAAGGTATACAGTTTATGAAGAACGGACGAATTTCACTGGGAAAATACCTGTATGATTCTCAAGCGGTGATAGAAGACGAATAG
- a CDS encoding TolC family protein, with the protein MKYKAAATLLVLTMSSGLISTVQADSAAGSTTGNTSASISGTSSAVVTSKTASITGQALPPLTLKQAAEWAQTNSYNTRTAERDVERRRMELKNAEKDLGNSPVDFIDNEYVDDETSWKNYSSSTLSYLASKKQAQFAKDQIYFNVMKSYQSVFVAENQVKNDLEALEIAQAEEKIALAKFARGKLSEYAKNESTQARSQAEQTVEQGKIALQKSRDALNFLMGQPNGTAYEMVDRPVYKEPKKLDIEIHIQQLMDMNPNLWKLEDSIKTSELNVRYFDFNSGAGAYDLAKMDVDTAKEELDKGQKDFAESLRNLYATVKENQKKYVQLEESLRTAKEGLDLSRKKWARGLIIELELKNSQLKVDQIERQMEELAIELSQNEYTLSKPWST; encoded by the coding sequence ATGAAGTATAAAGCGGCTGCCACGCTGCTCGTATTGACGATGTCGTCAGGCTTGATTTCCACCGTTCAGGCTGACAGTGCAGCAGGAAGCACAACAGGAAATACGTCGGCAAGTATATCAGGAACCTCGTCTGCTGTGGTTACATCGAAGACCGCCTCCATAACGGGTCAGGCTTTACCTCCATTAACGCTCAAACAGGCAGCGGAATGGGCACAAACGAATAGCTACAACACGCGTACTGCTGAGCGGGACGTGGAGCGCCGAAGAATGGAACTAAAAAATGCAGAAAAGGATCTGGGCAATTCACCTGTCGATTTTATAGACAATGAGTATGTTGATGATGAAACGTCCTGGAAGAATTACAGTTCCTCGACGTTATCCTATCTAGCCAGCAAAAAGCAGGCGCAGTTCGCCAAGGATCAGATATATTTTAATGTGATGAAAAGCTACCAGAGTGTGTTCGTGGCAGAGAATCAGGTGAAAAATGATCTGGAAGCGCTTGAAATTGCTCAAGCGGAGGAAAAGATTGCACTCGCCAAATTTGCACGCGGCAAGCTGTCTGAGTATGCGAAAAACGAGAGTACACAGGCCAGAAGCCAGGCGGAGCAGACAGTCGAGCAGGGGAAAATTGCGCTGCAAAAATCGCGTGACGCTCTGAATTTTCTGATGGGTCAGCCAAACGGAACAGCCTATGAAATGGTGGATCGACCCGTATACAAGGAACCGAAGAAGCTGGATATCGAAATACATATACAACAGCTGATGGATATGAATCCGAACTTGTGGAAGCTGGAGGATAGCATCAAGACTTCGGAACTCAATGTGAGATATTTCGATTTTAACAGCGGCGCAGGTGCTTACGATTTAGCCAAAATGGACGTGGATACGGCCAAGGAGGAGCTGGACAAGGGACAAAAGGATTTTGCCGAATCGCTTCGCAATTTATATGCCACGGTCAAAGAAAACCAAAAAAAATACGTTCAACTGGAAGAAAGCCTGCGCACGGCAAAAGAGGGGCTGGATTTGTCCCGCAAAAAGTGGGCCAGAGGCTTAATTATTGAGCTGGAGCTGAAAAATAGTCAGTTGAAGGTGGACCAGATTGAACGGCAAATGGAAGAGCTGGCGATTGAGCTGAGTCAGAATGAATACACGTTGAGCAAGCCATGGAGCACATAG